In Luteitalea sp. TBR-22, one genomic interval encodes:
- the nagA gene encoding N-acetylglucosamine-6-phosphate deacetylase — translation MLILDGAHVVLPDRILSPGRVVIDGDRVVDVGPGAEAGAFAGQWIVPGFIDVHVHGVLGHDTLAAPGSVAAIAAHLPRFGCTSFTPTTFACPPDRLEMLAMAIEAAMDAPAAESARVLPAHLESNFMAPDYRGAQPLAQLCLPPGAPADAATPGTATDFTAQDILGVIERHRRAIGKLTLAPELPAALALIRSLVGQGHRVSLGHSGATLEEAQAGIDAGARQATHLFNRMPAFTHRAPGLVGAVLDDDRVDVELVSDGFHVHPVTMRAAIRAKRPERVMAITDGLAGAGLAVGERFELGGRGVTVREQACFLDDGTLAGSRLTMDRVFANLVGMIGLTPVEAALMTATVPARAHGLSDRGRIAEGLLADLVVLDAGWRVRQTLVGGAVVFADDPANR, via the coding sequence TCGACGTCGGCCCCGGCGCGGAGGCCGGTGCCTTCGCCGGGCAGTGGATCGTCCCCGGCTTCATCGACGTGCACGTCCATGGCGTCCTCGGCCACGACACGCTCGCCGCGCCGGGGAGCGTCGCGGCGATTGCGGCACACCTGCCGCGGTTCGGCTGCACGTCGTTCACGCCGACGACGTTCGCCTGTCCGCCCGATCGCCTCGAGATGCTCGCCATGGCCATCGAGGCCGCGATGGACGCGCCCGCCGCCGAGTCGGCCCGGGTCCTGCCGGCGCATCTCGAGAGCAACTTCATGGCGCCCGACTATCGCGGGGCGCAACCACTGGCGCAACTGTGCCTGCCGCCGGGGGCACCCGCCGACGCGGCGACGCCGGGCACCGCCACCGACTTCACGGCGCAGGACATCCTCGGGGTCATCGAGCGGCATCGTCGTGCCATCGGCAAGCTGACGCTGGCCCCCGAACTGCCCGCGGCGCTCGCCCTGATTCGCAGCCTGGTGGGCCAGGGACACCGCGTGTCGCTCGGACACTCCGGCGCCACGCTCGAGGAGGCGCAGGCAGGCATCGACGCGGGTGCACGGCAGGCGACGCACCTGTTCAACAGGATGCCGGCCTTCACCCACCGGGCGCCCGGCCTGGTCGGCGCGGTGCTCGACGACGACCGCGTCGACGTGGAACTGGTGAGCGACGGCTTCCATGTCCATCCCGTGACGATGCGTGCCGCCATCCGGGCGAAGCGACCCGAGCGGGTGATGGCCATCACCGACGGGTTGGCCGGTGCAGGGCTGGCAGTCGGTGAGCGCTTCGAACTCGGCGGGCGTGGCGTGACGGTACGTGAGCAGGCCTGCTTCCTCGACGATGGGACGCTGGCGGGCAGTCGGCTGACGATGGACCGCGTCTTTGCCAACCTGGTCGGGATGATTGGCCTCACCCCCGTCGAGGCGGCACTGATGACCGCGACGGTGCCCGCCAGGGCGCACGGACTGAGCGATCGCGGCCGGATCGCGGAGGGGTTGCTCGCCGACCTGGTGGTGCTCGACGCCGGGTGGCGGGTGCGCCAGACGCTGGTCGGCGGCGCCGTGGTGTTCGCCGATGATCCTGCCAATCGATAG
- a CDS encoding DUF4097 family beta strand repeat-containing protein: MRRSRALPFFALGGLLPLLAGCVVHVDSGGFSARKEQRFRVEGRPTIDLATFDGTIEVQAWDRDEVLVQVDSRASSRALLEGIDVKMSQQGRRIAVEATAPEQDGWQLRGGGISRTARVVASVPVDSEVRIRSGDGAVHVERVRGVIDARTRDGRIVMREVGGEIVADSGDGAVQMEDVDGRCTVSTRDGSVLVSGRLRGGLRASSGDGTITVRAADGSVVNGDWQIETGDGGVVLALPDVLDASLDARTSDGRISLNGFPDLPIEQEGEGRRLQAVLGNGQGRLRIRTGDGSITLKRSFVPPPPAPPAPPAPPVAPESPR, from the coding sequence ATGCGACGCTCCCGCGCTCTCCCCTTCTTCGCCCTCGGCGGCCTCCTGCCCTTGCTGGCCGGCTGTGTGGTGCACGTCGATTCGGGGGGCTTCTCGGCGCGCAAGGAGCAGCGGTTCCGCGTCGAGGGGCGGCCCACCATCGATCTCGCGACCTTCGACGGCACCATCGAGGTGCAGGCCTGGGACCGCGACGAAGTGCTGGTGCAGGTCGATTCCCGCGCCTCGTCGCGGGCGCTGCTCGAGGGCATCGACGTCAAGATGAGCCAGCAGGGCCGGCGCATCGCGGTGGAGGCGACCGCGCCCGAGCAGGACGGATGGCAACTGCGCGGCGGCGGCATCAGTCGCACGGCGCGCGTGGTCGCCAGCGTGCCCGTGGACAGCGAGGTGCGGATCCGCAGCGGCGATGGGGCGGTGCACGTGGAGCGCGTCCGTGGAGTCATCGACGCGCGCACCAGGGACGGCCGTATCGTGATGCGCGAGGTCGGCGGCGAGATCGTGGCCGACAGCGGCGACGGCGCGGTGCAGATGGAGGACGTCGACGGGCGCTGCACGGTCAGCACGCGCGACGGCAGCGTGCTCGTGAGCGGCCGCCTCCGCGGCGGGCTGCGGGCCAGCAGCGGCGACGGCACCATCACCGTCCGCGCGGCCGACGGCAGCGTCGTCAATGGCGACTGGCAGATCGAGACCGGCGACGGCGGTGTCGTGCTCGCGCTGCCCGACGTGCTCGATGCCAGCCTCGATGCCCGCACGAGCGACGGCCGCATCTCCCTGAACGGCTTCCCGGACCTGCCGATCGAGCAGGAGGGCGAGGGCCGCCGGCTGCAGGCCGTGCTCGGCAACGGTCAGGGGCGGCTCCGCATCCGCACCGGCGATGGCTCGATCACCCTGAAGCGTTCGTTCGTCCCACCGCCTCCGGCGCCCCCGGCCCCGCCGGCCCCGCCCGTCGCCCCAGAATCGCCACGCTAG
- a CDS encoding 7-cyano-7-deazaguanine synthase → MAVLCSGGLDSVVLAADLATTAFVHPIYVTSGLAWEREEQAMLERALAAFPDRSHLAPLHVLKASVRDVYASTHWALTGTPPAYDTPDEDVYLVGRNVVLLGKAAVYCAIQKISRIALGPLAGNPFPDATPEFYAAMAHALSLGLAHRIAIETPYRHLHKADVIRRGQQVGAPMNLTMSCMNPVGGVHCGACSKCRERHDAFVEAIGKDPTIYALSRKA, encoded by the coding sequence GTGGCGGTCCTGTGCTCGGGCGGCCTCGACAGCGTGGTGCTGGCAGCCGACCTGGCGACGACGGCCTTCGTCCACCCCATTTACGTGACCTCGGGCCTGGCGTGGGAACGCGAGGAACAGGCCATGCTCGAGCGGGCGTTGGCCGCCTTCCCCGACCGCTCCCATCTGGCGCCGCTGCACGTGCTGAAGGCTTCCGTGCGCGACGTGTACGCCTCGACGCACTGGGCACTGACCGGCACGCCACCGGCCTACGATACCCCTGACGAGGACGTGTACCTCGTGGGCCGCAACGTGGTGCTGCTCGGCAAGGCGGCCGTGTACTGCGCGATCCAGAAGATCTCGCGCATCGCGCTCGGACCGCTGGCCGGCAACCCGTTCCCCGACGCCACGCCCGAATTCTACGCGGCGATGGCCCACGCGCTCTCCCTCGGCCTCGCACACCGGATCGCCATCGAGACGCCCTATCGCCACCTGCACAAGGCCGACGTGATCCGCCGCGGCCAGCAGGTCGGCGCGCCGATGAACCTCACGATGTCGTGCATGAACCCGGTGGGCGGCGTGCACTGCGGGGCCTGCAGCAAGTGCCGCGAGCGCCACGACGCCTTCGTGGAGGCCATCGGGAAGGACCCGACGATTTACGCGCTGTCCAGGAAGGCGTAG
- a CDS encoding HAD family hydrolase — MIYRHVVFDLDGTLIDSRQDLADAANAMLASYGAAALPVADVVAMVGEGARTLVARALARAAVDADPDQALPRFLDAYDARLTANTVPYPDVPEVLARLHAHARVSVLTNKPQRPTEAILAALGLAAHVDAAIGGDSPYGRKPAPGALQALIARAGVPASETLMIGDSWVDVETAIAAGVDACLAAFGFGYPAVGPEHRARARFTIDAVTELLDRVPVARY; from the coding sequence GTGATCTACAGACACGTCGTCTTTGACCTCGATGGGACGCTGATCGATTCCCGCCAGGACCTCGCCGATGCGGCCAACGCGATGCTGGCCAGTTACGGCGCCGCCGCCCTGCCCGTTGCCGACGTCGTCGCGATGGTCGGCGAGGGCGCCCGCACGTTGGTCGCCCGCGCCCTGGCGCGCGCGGCCGTCGACGCCGATCCCGACCAGGCGCTGCCGCGCTTCCTCGACGCCTACGACGCGCGCCTCACCGCGAACACCGTGCCGTACCCGGACGTGCCGGAGGTGCTGGCGCGACTGCACGCCCACGCGCGGGTGTCGGTGCTCACCAACAAGCCGCAACGCCCGACCGAGGCCATCCTCGCCGCGCTCGGGCTCGCCGCGCATGTCGACGCGGCCATCGGCGGTGACTCGCCCTACGGCCGGAAACCCGCACCGGGCGCCCTGCAGGCGCTGATTGCCCGGGCCGGCGTCCCGGCGTCCGAGACGCTGATGATCGGCGATTCGTGGGTCGACGTCGAGACGGCCATCGCTGCCGGCGTCGACGCGTGCCTGGCGGCCTTCGGCTTCGGGTACCCGGCGGTCGGCCCGGAGCACCGCGCGCGGGCGCGCTTCACGATCGACGCCGTCACGGAACTCCTCGACCGCGTGCCCGTGGCTCGTTACTGA
- a CDS encoding metal-dependent transcriptional regulator: protein MLPSSTVENYLKAIYSAQRAIGQGALVPMGQLAAALDVVPGTATTMVKALAESGLVRYEPYAGVRLTPAGDKLAALVLRRHRLVELFLVQVMGMSWAEVHDEAEHLEHAVSDRLIQRMDEMLGFPTADPHGDPIPNADGGVHERAYHTLLECPLGQPVRVARVADQDADFLRFIEQSALMPGEAIVVVARDAAADSVAIEGRDARRIVIGARAASKVLVDQ from the coding sequence ATGCTGCCCTCGAGCACCGTCGAGAACTACCTCAAGGCCATCTACTCCGCGCAACGCGCCATCGGCCAGGGCGCGCTCGTCCCGATGGGACAGCTCGCCGCCGCGCTCGACGTCGTGCCGGGCACCGCCACGACGATGGTCAAGGCGCTGGCCGAGTCGGGCCTGGTCCGCTACGAACCGTACGCGGGCGTCCGGCTGACGCCGGCCGGCGACAAGCTGGCGGCGCTCGTGCTGCGGCGACACCGGCTGGTCGAGTTGTTCCTCGTGCAGGTGATGGGCATGAGCTGGGCCGAGGTCCATGACGAGGCCGAGCACCTCGAGCACGCCGTGTCGGATCGGCTGATCCAGCGCATGGACGAGATGCTGGGGTTCCCCACCGCCGACCCGCACGGCGACCCGATCCCCAACGCCGACGGCGGCGTGCACGAGCGTGCGTATCACACGTTGCTCGAGTGCCCGCTCGGCCAACCGGTGCGCGTCGCGCGCGTCGCCGACCAGGACGCCGATTTCCTCCGGTTCATCGAGCAGAGTGCCCTGATGCCGGGCGAGGCCATCGTCGTCGTCGCCCGCGATGCCGCCGCCGACAGTGTCGCCATCGAGGGCCGCGACGCCCGCCGCATCGTCATCGGCGCGCGCGCCGCGTCGAAGGTCCTCGTCGATCAGTAA
- a CDS encoding ubiquinone/menaquinone biosynthesis methyltransferase: MPEMPGVPQRPRGPLSEALSTPEGKARYVRELFHEIAPRYDDITVWLSYGRDAAWKDVLVHMAAVQAGEPALDLACGTGDIAARLRDAGASVTGLDLTHRMLTLAAGKPALRGIHWVCGDMLALPVPDASQRIVTAGYGLRNVPDLRASLREIRRVLAPGGRFLSLDFTLPPQPVVRTAYLAYLRVVGGAVGQWLHDDPDTYRYIPESLERYPGAAGVAVLMREEGFSRVGWWPLMGGLMAINGGQVAR; this comes from the coding sequence ATGCCGGAAATGCCGGGAGTGCCGCAAAGGCCACGCGGGCCGCTCAGCGAGGCCCTGTCCACGCCCGAGGGCAAGGCGCGGTACGTGCGCGAGCTGTTCCACGAGATCGCCCCGCGCTACGACGACATCACCGTGTGGCTGTCGTACGGTCGCGATGCGGCCTGGAAGGACGTGCTGGTGCACATGGCCGCGGTGCAGGCGGGCGAGCCGGCGCTCGACCTCGCCTGCGGTACGGGTGACATCGCGGCGCGGTTGCGCGACGCCGGCGCCTCGGTGACCGGCCTCGACCTCACGCACCGCATGCTCACGCTGGCGGCGGGCAAGCCGGCGCTGCGCGGCATCCACTGGGTGTGTGGCGACATGCTGGCGCTGCCGGTCCCCGACGCCTCGCAGCGCATCGTCACGGCGGGCTACGGCCTGCGCAACGTGCCCGATCTGCGCGCGTCACTGCGCGAGATTCGCCGCGTGCTCGCGCCGGGCGGCCGGTTCCTCTCGCTGGACTTCACGCTGCCGCCGCAGCCGGTCGTGCGCACGGCGTACCTGGCCTACCTGCGCGTGGTCGGCGGGGCGGTGGGGCAGTGGCTGCACGACGACCCGGACACGTACCGCTACATTCCGGAGAGCCTCGAGCGCTATCCGGGCGCGGCGGGCGTCGCCGTGCTGATGCGCGAGGAGGGGTTCTCGCGCGTCGGCTGGTGGCCGTTGATGGGGGGCTTGATGGCCATCAACGGCGGGCAGGTGGCGCGGTAG
- a CDS encoding O-methyltransferase produces MPDFAALDTPAQMTFRERLLLYAFAVARRPARVLEIGTCEGGSALILRRALGAEPLIVCIDPAPRWSEETRRELGARTQLLTTRSPGAIAAAATIAGGPFDLVLVDGDHTTEGVAADLHGVVPHLAAGAHLLLHDAHYWRVRDGIDRVLGEVPSLRDAGLLSTEQTIADRHEEGHPVIWGGLRLLYHHDTSPGLP; encoded by the coding sequence ATGCCCGACTTCGCAGCCCTCGACACCCCAGCCCAGATGACCTTCCGGGAGCGGCTGCTCCTGTACGCCTTCGCGGTCGCGCGGCGACCCGCGCGCGTACTCGAGATCGGCACGTGCGAAGGCGGGTCGGCGCTCATCCTCCGGCGCGCGCTCGGCGCGGAGCCCTTGATCGTCTGCATCGACCCCGCACCGCGCTGGTCCGAGGAGACGCGGCGCGAGTTGGGCGCCCGCACGCAACTGCTGACCACCAGATCTCCCGGGGCGATCGCGGCCGCAGCAACAATCGCCGGCGGGCCATTCGACCTCGTGCTCGTCGATGGGGACCACACCACCGAGGGCGTGGCCGCCGACCTGCACGGAGTCGTGCCGCACCTGGCGGCCGGCGCTCACCTGCTCCTGCACGACGCCCACTACTGGCGGGTGCGGGACGGGATCGACCGCGTGCTCGGCGAGGTGCCATCGCTTCGCGACGCCGGGCTCTTGTCGACCGAGCAGACGATCGCGGACCGACACGAAGAGGGGCACCCGGTGATCTGGGGCGGGCTGCGACTCCTCTATCACCACGACACCAGCCCGGGACTGCCGTGA